In Shewanella glacialimarina, the genomic stretch TACCAAAAAAGTTATACGAATAAAAAGGCTTAGTATTAACTAAGCCTTTTTTAACAACTCTTATATGGTTAACATTAGGATTTTAACGGTGGCTCTTTGTTATCCAAAGACTCATTCTCATTTGTAACAAGCGTGTCGTTAAGCACTTCATCATTCGATAATTGAATATCTAAAGCCTCAGACTCTTTCTCAATTCTAGCCTCTTCAATCAAAGCAGCCTGCTCTTCTTCAAGTAACTTAGCTTTTTCTTGTTCCTCGAATAGTGCTAGCTCTTCTTCTTTACGACGAGCTTTCTCAAGTGCGCGTTGCTCCGCTTCTTCAGCTTCACGTATAGCACGTGCTTCAGCAGCAGCCTTTGCTTCTTCTTCTGCTTTAACCTTAGCTAAACGAGCGGCTTCTTCATCTAACGTTCGCTGAATAATTGCTTGTTCCTGTGCTTCTTGAGGTAATAAGCTAATTAATTCAATCCCTACAGGCAACTTTTGGGTTTCAGCAGTTATCACTTTCAACTTAGCCTCTTTAGTTATATAAACCAAAGGAATAGCTGTCTCACCGTAACGCTCACGGAACTTTTCATAACTGAAGTTTTCGGTAATATTAGTCACCTTGAGAACAGCACCTTTAGCCATTAAACTGGCTATTTTGGCATAGCTTATCCCTTCACCAAATAAGCATAACCGCTGTAAATAAGACTCAGACAGTTGATGACGGCCACTGCCAACATTTGTTTCACTATTATTTAGACCATACACTTTTTCCGAGCCAAATAAATCTTGGAAATGGAAACTGACCAAAGGATTCAATTGACGATAAGGAGACATAACTAACACTCTGCCTATACCGCTTAAGTCCATGTAGTTAGTAGCATGTTCAGATGCTGGGTTACCGAAGTAAACAGGAATATTTTCCATACGGGCTTGACGAATACTGTCCCAGTTACTGTCTGCTAACACAACTTTAATGTTTTTAGCTAATAGTTGGGTGGCTAATTCTCGAGCAAATTTAGACGCGCCATAAATAAGCAAACCTTGGTTTGAACCTTCTTTAACGCCTAAAAACTTTGCCCAGGGGCCTGCGGTTAAACTTTGAATAACTACGGTACCAATAATGATAAAAAATACTAATGGCACGATAGAGCTTGCACCGTGTACACCAAGCTCTTCTAATTTAATCGCAAACAGTGATGAAATGGCTGCCGCAACAATACCCCGTGGTGCAACCCAACTCAAAAACCATTTATCTTTTGAGGTTAAACTGGTGCCCAGTGCCGAGGTCCAGATACTTAATGGACGCGCTACAAGCATGACGACAAACAGTACACCAAAGGCACCAATACCCAGTCCTAACATAGCGTCAGAATCTAAACGTGCTGCAAGTAAAATAAACAGTGCTGAAATAAGCAATACTGTTAAGGTTTCTTTAAATTCTAGAATATCGGCAATGTCTACACCACGCATGTTGGCAAGCCAAATACCCATTACAGTAACCGTTA encodes the following:
- a CDS encoding cation:proton antiporter domain-containing protein; amino-acid sequence: MVEHITGMLALIGVLSLLCQWAGWKLRLPAILPLLLCGLLLGPGLNILNPDEIFGDLLFPIISLGVAVILFEGALTLNFKEIKDNSRMVTNLVTIGAVITWACITPAAHYFMGFDWPVAFLFGALVVVTGPTVIVPMLRTVQPKAKLASILRWEGIVIDPIGALFAVLVYEYVAVTADPTTHVLYALGLTLVIGFGIGAAAGYFIGVALRNNVFPHYLRNTAVLTIMLGVFVGSNLLQHESGLLTVTVMGIWLANMRGVDIADILEFKETLTVLLISALFILLAARLDSDAMLGLGIGAFGVLFVVMLVARPLSIWTSALGTSLTSKDKWFLSWVAPRGIVAAAISSLFAIKLEELGVHGASSIVPLVFFIIIGTVVIQSLTAGPWAKFLGVKEGSNQGLLIYGASKFARELATQLLAKNIKVVLADSNWDSIRQARMENIPVYFGNPASEHATNYMDLSGIGRVLVMSPYRQLNPLVSFHFQDLFGSEKVYGLNNSETNVGSGRHQLSESYLQRLCLFGEGISYAKIASLMAKGAVLKVTNITENFSYEKFRERYGETAIPLVYITKEAKLKVITAETQKLPVGIELISLLPQEAQEQAIIQRTLDEEAARLAKVKAEEEAKAAAEARAIREAEEAEQRALEKARRKEEELALFEEQEKAKLLEEEQAALIEEARIEKESEALDIQLSNDEVLNDTLVTNENESLDNKEPPLKS